The Gloeomargarita lithophora Alchichica-D10 genomic sequence TTTATGCCTACCGCCAAGGTTTATTTGTGATCCGACCATCGGGGGATACAGTAACCATTGTGAATGATATAAATTTCCGCCCCACCGCCTGGTAACTGGGCATTTGGTAATTAAGTAATTAACGAATACAAGCATCAATCAATGCCAATACGTCTTCAAGAAAGTCTGTCGGTGCCACTGCAACAAATTTGGCTTGACGTACCCGATAATCTACCGATTTCAACTGCTCCACCATCACAAATCCGGTCAGAGAAGAGGTGTTTGGTACGGGCAAATGAAACGGATAACCTCGGTCAGTATTGGTCAAAGGACAGACCATTGCCAGCCCAGTACGCTCGTTAAATAAGGTATTGCTCACCACCAGAGCGGGTCGCCTCCCCTTTTGTTCATGCCCCGCTTGGGGGTCAAATGTTAACGTTATAAAGTCGCCCTTGCTAGGGATGTAACTCACTTACCATGTCTCCCGCCCCACCGGTGCGCCAAAATCCACCTCTTGAACTGGGTAATTTTCAGGAATACGCTCCACCAATGCGGCTAAGTCATATTTTTTGGAGCGAGATGCTTTCTTGATCACAATTTGCTGGCTGTCCACACTAATTTCTACCGCATCACCCACCGCCATGCCCGCCAGTGCCAAAACGTCCTTGGACAAACGCAAACCCTGGCTATTTCCCCACTTCTGTACCTTGGCAAACATCGCCTGTGAAAACCTTTGGTA encodes the following:
- a CDS encoding AbrB/MazE/SpoVT family DNA-binding domain-containing protein encodes the protein MVMYIHWLYQRFSQAMFAKVQKWGNSQGLRLSKDVLALAGMAVGDAVEISVDSQQIVIKKASRSKKYDLAALVERIPENYPVQEVDFGAPVGRETW
- a CDS encoding type II toxin-antitoxin system PemK/MazF family toxin, which gives rise to MSYIPSKGDFITLTFDPQAGHEQKGRRPALVVSNTLFNERTGLAMVCPLTNTDRGYPFHLPVPNTSSLTGFVMVEQLKSVDYRVRQAKFVAVAPTDFLEDVLALIDACIR